A window of the Bombus huntii isolate Logan2020A chromosome 8, iyBomHunt1.1, whole genome shotgun sequence genome harbors these coding sequences:
- the LOC126868920 gene encoding rho guanine nucleotide exchange factor 18 isoform X1: protein MEKRQEILAPFSSDECPNSGEDSEEDVITDYLGSSHSDCDRIPIINGDLGSLNLHGNIITETGYTKDNTEKTAITMSEGTERDEQQQQHSLLTLGTSSQAQTNPLVPIISVTPHSPGLAKNYPVLEDNLQHLHEIHDCIQRMRDLTLSNWGYNHRTSHNDVPQRLTSSCPSLCPFISPEIAPRSSNNDTGSDPDLLANCSTNSSPTHFPSVGPRSQNAQGIDRRRSWTDLEDTRCGRRRYSGQNHLQAQNMRQRSISLSSLDSEMEIELHGKSCTRPVGVASRACRSQASTHSLNEADLVQSEYQKIVTKRFKGSQRLADSSGLMPGLTGSRLPLQKSISTPSIVTPQVNAHLAETVTRTTPSLTARRERNEKGSGSETETEDLHTPNSHEFHEDREGTPNAQISFDELLTDGVVYDDHQSEKTRRKRGSIFFRKKKDKSSIKSTSSISTTSNSYNVKRGSTASLPLPASSGSGREINSKKAVTSYSPWRRVATKLGVNQTINEEKDGDGQHRDISSGLEGFDFGDDAYQFTVGDLEGLDPELGLAKEEPDSWSAAIGHNVALRLADNCERKVKRQEHIYEFVLTEKHHCLVLLAMERIFAEGLRRHFRLGQADLERMFPRLRDLIDIHLRFLQKLRKRQNTNSIVPTIADILVDQFSGENAQRMKSAYGEFCSRHRDAVEAYKYYLRHDPRFARFVRQCQSHPLLKKKGIPECILFVTQRLTKYPLLVEPLIKTVIAHEEGEDLRKALVLVKEILANVDACVADKEREDRKLEIYNKIDAKSFATYRGAKFKKSDIMAFNRILKFEGTAYLMQGRGKMTAIVVVVLSDILFFLAERDQKYAFFVPDNKAGIVSLQKLLVREKAGQESRGIYLISSNPAEPEMFELKIQKPKDKQLWIQAIRSAVEACPQESENETDILTENNNNNELRDTRSSSISLLSVEERQRLVKTKELHVLKIVGELRKKDAEQALLLEEKISLQMQLLHAANIWSGNESSDNEKIEKADKEIADYTRLVHNEGTDTTQLRQEVIVAVQEATKLASSLSFTAGGATLSRSLSSAGERHSEAYVPSALCVPRRAETFAGFDHNKEKYPLRESAIHSVISLPKVSEFIKEGLEEKGNQDTEINKDQQWAAIRLSHHVYRLVCIISNQMTTIDSLQAQLAACKEGSMGKSNNRPNPNRQLEELRNLQDKLSREKAAFRAASQQEQKQLEEERAELVRQREQLAAEQRDVTQQRDQLYRRLEALERQGLTVVTGSAPSSTTIHLSHLTQGTDTTVQTRKAQPDAKRIPLNLISATNQQKVQSNLPVKQQLPLKLASGSNNNSRSGSTSNNSPDRHSRTGSSPAIVTGSTYSSPELGNNHAATSQSHSSNRSLRITRSPPEYSHQQQHQRTEQQQPLEEEVIFF, encoded by the exons ATGAATGTCCAAATAGTGGGGAGGATAGTGAAGAAGATGTAATAACTGATTATTTAGGATCATCGCATTCTGATTGCGATCGTATACCTATTATTAATGGAGATCTTGGCAGTTTAAATTTACATGGAAATATAATTACTGAGACCGGCTACACCAAAGACAATACAGAGAAAACGGCTATTACAATGTCTGAAGGGACTGAAAGAGATgaacagcaacagcagcatTCGCTGCTTACACTTGGCACTAGTAGTCAAGCTCAGACTAATCCGTTGGTGCCAATTATTAGTGTCACACCTCATTCACCTGGTCTTGCTAAAAACTACCCAGTTTTAG AGGACAACTTGCAGCATCTGCATGAAATCCATGATTGTATTCAGCGTATGAGAGATCTGACGCTGAGCAACTGGGGATATAATCACCGCACATCTCACAATGATGTACCTCAACGGTTAACTTCATCATGTCCTTCCCTATGTCCTTTCATTTCACCTGAAATTGCACCACGCTCAAGCAATAATGATACAGGATCTGATCCTGATCTCCTTGCTAACTGTTCTACCAACAGCTCTCCCACACATTTTCCATCAGTAGGTCCTCGTTCACAGAATGCACAAGGTATAGACAGAAGACGCAGCTGGACTGACTTGGAAGACACTCGATGTGGGCGTCGCAGATATTCTGGGCAAAATCATCTACAAGCACAAAACATG CGACAACGCAGTATTAGTTTAAGCAGTTTAGACAGTGAAATGGAAATAGAATTACATGGAAAATCTTGTACTAGACCTGTAGGAGTTGCTAGTCGAGCATGCAGATCGCAAGCAAGTACTCATTCTCTCAATGAAGCTGATCTTGTACAG AGCGAATATCAGAAGATAGTTACAAAACGATTCAAAGGTAGTCAAAGATTAGCAGACAGCAGTGGTTTAATGCCTGGTCTTACAGGTTCTCGTTTACCTCTTCAGAAATCTATTTCAACGCCTTCAATTGTTACACCTCAAGTTAATGCTCACTTGGCAGAAACTGTAACTAGAACAACACCGTCACTTACAGC CCGAcgtgaaagaaacgaaaagggTAGTGGAAGTGAAACTGAAACTGAGGATCTTCACACTCCAAACAGCCATGAATTCCATGAAGACAGAGAAGGCACTCCAAATGCTCAGATATCCTTTGATGAGTTACTAACGGA TGGAGTTGTATATGACGATCATCAATCAGAAAAAACTAGAAGAAAACGAGGTTCTATCTTTTTTCGTAAAAAAAAG GATAAGAGTTCCATCAAATCTACATCAAGCATATCTACAACTTCAAATAGCTATAATGTTAAGAGAGGATCTACTGCATCGTTACCCCTACCAGCGTCCTCTGGAAGTGGAAG GGAAATTAACAGCAAGAAAGCCGTGACAAGCTACAGTCCTTGGCGGCGAGTTGCTACTAAGCTCGGAGTCAA tCAAACAATAAATGAGGAGAAAGATGGAGATGGACAACATCGTGATATATCTAG TGGATTAGAAGGATTTGACTTTGGAGATGACGCTTATCAATTCACAGTGGGCGATCTGGAAGGTTTGGATCCTGAATTAGGCCTAGCTAAAGAAGAACCTGATTCTTGGAGTGCTGCCATTGGACATAACGTTGCATTACGATTAGCTGATAACTGTGAACGAAAAGTGAAAAGACAAGAACACATTTATGAATTTGTACTTACGGAAAAACATCACTGTTTGGTACTTCTCGCCATGGAAAGAATTTTTGCGGAAGGTCTGCGACGTCACTTTCGTTTGGGTCAAGCAGATCTGGAACGCATGTTCCCAAGACTACGCGATCTCATTGATATTCATTTACGATTTCTGCAAAAGTTACGTAAGAGGCAAAACACAAATTCTATTGTTCCTACAATTGCTGATATATTAGTGGATCAATTCTCTGGAGAGAATGCGCAACGTATGAAGAGTGCCTATGGAGAATTCTGTAGTCGTCACAGAGATGCTGTTGAAGCTTATAAGTATTATTTGCGTCATGACCCTCGATTTGCACGATTCGTACGCCAATGTCAG TCACATCCTTTGCTGAAGAAGAAAGGAATTCCTGAGTGCATTCTATTTGTTACTCAACGTTTAACAAAGTATCCACTGCTCGTTGAGCCACTCATAAAAACAGTTATTGCACACGAAGAAGGTGAAGATTTACGCAAAGCCCTGGTTCTTGTTAAAGAAATCTTAGCAAATGTAGATGCATGTGTTGCTGACAAGGAAAGAGAAgatagaaaattagaaatctataacaa GATCGACGCAAAATCTTTTGCAACATATCGTGGTGCCAAGTTCAAAAAATCAGACATCATGGCATTTAATAGAATCTTAAAATTCGAAGGAACTGCATATTTAATGCAAGGTCGTGGAAAAATGACTGCCATTGTAGTGGTTGTTCTTTCTgacatattatttttcttggcTGAGAGAGATCAGAAGTATGCATTTTTTGTGCCTGACAATAAGGCTGGTATAGTATCACTTCAAAAATTACTAGTTCGTGAAAAAGCGGGTCAAGAATCTAGaggaatttatttaataagtaGTAATCCAGCTGAACCTGAGATGTTCGAATTGAAAATTCAAAAACCGAAAGATAAACAATTATGGATACAAGCAATTAGATCAGCAGTTGAAGCCTGTCCACAAGAATCTGAAAATGAAACTGATATATTaactgaaaataataataataatgaattaaGAGATACACGTTCCTCTTCTATATCGTTACTTTCTGTTGAAGAAAGACAACGTTTAGTTAAAACTAAAGAGTTACATGTTCTTAAGATAGTTG GTGAACTGCGAAAAAAGGATGCAGAACAGGCGTTATTACTCGAAGAGAAAATCAGCTTACAAATGCAACTCTTACATGCTGCTAATATTTGGAGTGGGAACGAAAGTAGTGATAatgagaaaatagaaaaagctGATAAAGAAATTGCAGATTATACAAGATTAGTTCACAATGAAGGAACAGATACTACACAGTTACGACAAGAG GTGATTGTTGCTGTACAAGAAGCAACAAAACTTGCTAGCTCATTATCTTTTACTGCGGGTGGCGCTACTCTTTCGAGAAGTTTAAGTTCTGCGGGAGAGCGACATAGTGAGGCCTATGTTCCGTCTGCTCTTTGTGTTCCTCGAAGAGCTGAGACATTTGCGGGTTTTGATCATAACAAG GAAAAGTATCCGTTACGAGAGTCTGCAATTCATTCTGTAATTTCTCTTCCAAAGGTTAgtgaatttataaaagaaggtctagaagaaaaaggaaatcaagatacagaaataaataaagatcaACAATGGGCAGCGATTCGTCTGTCTCATCATGTCTATAGGTTGGTCTGTATAATTAGTAATCAGATGACAACAATTGATAGTCTACAGGCTCAATTAGCAGCATGTAAAGAGGGTAGTATGGGCAAATCAAATAATAGACCTAATCCAAATCGCCAATTAGAAGAATTACGTAATTTACAAGACAAGTTAAGTCGAGAGAAAGCAGCGTTTCGCGCCGCATCACAACAAGAACAAAAGCAGCTAGAAGAAGAACGAGCCGAATTGGTAAGACAACGTGAACAATTAGCAGCAGAACAGAGAGATGTTACGCAGCAACGAGATCAGCTATACCGACGACTCGAGGCATTAGAACGGCAAGGATTGACAGTAGTTACAGGTTCTGCACCTAGTTCTACAACTATTCACTTATCCCACTTGACGCAAGGAACTGATACCACTGTGCAGACGCGGAAAGCACAGCCGGATGCTAAAAGAATAccattaaatttaattagtgCTACTAATCAGCAAAAAGTGCAAAGTAATCTTCCAGTCAAGCAACAATTGCCTCTAAAACTTGCTAGTGGAAGCAACAATAATAGTAG aagtGGAAGTACGAGTAATAATAGTCCAGATCGACATTCACGAACGGGAAGCAGCCCAGCAATCGTAACTGGCTCTACGTATTCTTCACCAGAATTAGGAAACAATCATGCCGCTACAAGTCAAAGTCATTCCTCAAATCGTTCACTTAGAATTACACGATCTCCTCCGGAATATTCACATCAGCAACAGCATCAAAGAACGGAACAGCAGCAACCATTGGAAGAAGAAGTCATTTTTTTCTga